The Drosophila subobscura isolate 14011-0131.10 chromosome A, UCBerk_Dsub_1.0, whole genome shotgun sequence genome includes the window ATATCTGATGGATAAACTTCTAACAACAACTTGCCTTATTTCAGTGGCCCTATCGCGGCAATGCGGGCCGTTCGCCTGCTCAGCGAGATGGAAATTGACGGCAAGAAACTGGTGGCCAAGGTGGATGCGAAGAATAAAGTGCTCATCGAGGACTACAAGGAGAAAGAATGCAAGAACGGGGAGGGAGCGAATGCTTTGGACGAAAAGACTGAAGACGAACGAGCCGTCAACCAGATGCAAGATCTGCTTGAAGAGCACAAGCACGAGTTCGAAGGCTTCGATGGCAGCACTCGCGGCGATCtctatggcagcagcaatcgcaaCAAAAAGACGCGACGGGAGGATGACATCAAGATCAAGGTCCTTAACGAAAATGCACTTGAGGAAGAGAAACGCAATCTGATAAGCAGTGAGATAGGCAAGTTTCGCAAACGAGCGGAAGCCGATGAGCATcgcaaggagctggagaaggagaaggaaaaggagaagctGGCCGCCAGTAAAGAGAAGGAGCGCGACAGGGAGcggaagaagcagcagcgtgaCAGCGAGCGAAAATCTTCCACTAAAAAGACCAGCGCCACCGAAGCTGACGACGTTGTCCTGATTGTTGAGAAGGAAGTGCCAGCACCTGCCGTGCCTGGACCTGGCTCAGCCCCCCCTACCACTGgctcttctgctcctgccactggctctgtctctgtgcgcagtggcagcagtcgCAAGGAGCCCGTGACCATCGATATAACACAGAAGGAGCGACGTCCCGAAGCAAAAGAGAGTCGACGTCGTCGTTCCAAGTCGCGTTCCAAGGATCACGATCGCGAGCGTGAGAGGGAGCGCGACAGGGAGAGGGAAGTGCGTGAGCTCCGCGAGAAGGAGCGTGAACGCGAGCGGGAACGTGAGAGGGAGCGTGTCGAGCTCCGGGAGCGGgaaagagagcgcgagcgcAACGAAATGCGAGAGCGCgaaagagagcgcgagcgGGACAGAGAGCGCGAGCGCGAGGAGAAGATCCTCAAGCCAGTGCGCGACTTGCGGCGCGAGAAGGAaatggaggaggagacgcGCGAGCGCAAGAAGTCCGAGAAGAAAGCCCGCGAAAAGGAAATCGCCTACCAGCAGCGCCTCTCCAACTGGGAGATGCGCGAGAAGCGCAAGTCTAAGGAGAATGAGAAGGTAGGAGAGAGCATCCCCACACATCCCGCACGTTTTACAATCTTTCATTTGGTCTCATTCTTTCTTTGCACAGTACCGCCTGAAGGAGTTGATGCGCCATGAGGAGCGCGAGAGCGATGCCAAGCGCCTGAAAGAGTTTGTCGAGGATTACGACGATGAACGTGACGACCCGCTGTACTATAAAGGACGAGAGTTACAGCAGCGTCTGGCAGAGCGTGTGCGCGAAGCGGATGCCGATTCTAAGGACCGGGAAAAGGAGGCGGACGAACTGGCCGAGCTGAAGACCAAAATCTTTAGCGGTGAGTTCGAGAATCCTACTCTGGAATTCGAGAAAGCCCGCCGAGAAATCGAGAAACTGTACGAACCGCGCATTCTTGTAACCGTTAACCAAGAGCCGGTGGCCGGCCAGCGCGATCGCGATCGCCTGACCAAGCAGAACTCAGCTGC containing:
- the LOC117902780 gene encoding RNA-binding protein 25 isoform X2 yields the protein MSYPPRAPMPPYMNASIPPPHMMQSMGNPPRSFRNSATISSQPTVYHRPPEPQPQFRGPIITVFVGNISERVPEALLKRILATCGMVINWKRVSTFGFCEFDGPIAAMRAVRLLSEMEIDGKKLVAKVDAKNKVLIEDYKEKECKNGEGANALDEKTEDERAVNQMQDLLEEHKHEFEGFDGSTRGDLYGSSNRNKKTRREDDIKIKVLNENALEEEKRNLISSEIGKFRKRAEADEHRKELEKEKEKEKLAASKEKERDRERKKQQRDSERKSSTKKTSATEADDVVLIVEKEVPAPAVPGPGSAPPTTGSSAPATGSVSVRSGSSRKEPVTIDITQKERRPEAKESRRRRSKSRSKDHDRERERERDREREVRELREKERERERERERERVELRERERERERNEMRERERERERDREREREEKILKPVRDLRREKEMEEETRERKKSEKKAREKEIAYQQRLSNWEMREKRKSKENEKYRLKELMRHEERESDAKRLKEFVEDYDDERDDPLYYKGRELQQRLAERVREADADSKDREKEADELAELKTKIFSGEFENPTLEFEKARREIEKLYEPRILVTVNQEPVAGQRDRDRLTKQNSAAAPAATGANSQDSSLIPAEKRRKEMMAYDPDMAEHNDDSISNDDHGSMADTASNASASAKSNRKKSPSRQNSLSRQDSESRDSLPVADIHTPSQSAMNDLAPRNDSVMVPSVTPPITMPLISLTLGNNLKKKKIEATGVFVNDDDNDENINPKKRKLVPLDYDDMSNEHDHQAGGVGNSSSMTAAERQSSAVSAATAAAAAVSQKIALAGGGSGSGSASSGSGSGGKNNSSANAGNQSGGKHHTSKHGYPRKRRNYLIINSTATRSIAV
- the LOC117902780 gene encoding RNA-binding protein 25 isoform X1, with product MSYPPRAPMPPYMNASIPPPHMMQSMGNPPRSFRNSATISSQPTVYHRPPEPQPQFRGPIITVFVGNISERVPEALLKRILATCGMVINWKRVSTFGFCEFDGPIAAMRAVRLLSEMEIDGKKLVAKVDAKNKVLIEDYKEKECKNGEGANALDEKTEDERAVNQMQDLLEEHKHEFEGFDGSTRGDLYGSSNRNKKTRREDDIKIKVLNENALEEEKRNLISSEIGKFRKRAEADEHRKELEKEKEKEKLAASKEKERDRERKKQQRDSERKSSTKKTSATEADDVVLIVEKEVPAPAVPGPGSAPPTTGSSAPATGSVSVRSGSSRKEPVTIDITQKERRPEAKESRRRRSKSRSKDHDRERERERDREREVRELREKERERERERERERVELRERERERERNEMRERERERERDREREREEKILKPVRDLRREKEMEEETRERKKSEKKAREKEIAYQQRLSNWEMREKRKSKENEKYRLKELMRHEERESDAKRLKEFVEDYDDERDDPLYYKGRELQQRLAERVREADADSKDREKEADELAELKTKIFSGEFENPTLEFEKARREIEKLYEPRILVTVNQEPVAGQRDRDRLTKQNSAAAPAATGANSQDSSLIPAEKRRKEMMAYDPDMAEHNDDSISNDDHGSMADTASNASASAKSNRKKSPSRQNSLSRQDSESRDSLPVADIHTPSQSAMNDLAPRNDSVMVPSVTPPITMPLISLTLGNNLKKKKIEATGVFVNDDDNDENINPKKRKLVPLDYDDMSNEHDHQAGGVGNSSSMTAAERQSSAVSAATAAAAAVSQKIALAGGGSGSGSASSGSGSGGKNNSSANAGNQSGGKHHTSKHGKNDAAASATNSADAAATNTKKDENGAKVYDEKRRHIKSIIDRIPTQKEELFNYKLDRNEIDSGLMERKIRPWINKKIIEYIGEPEPTLVDFICSKVLAGSQPQSILDDVQMVLDEEAEVFVVKMWRLLIYELDAKKSGISGK